A genomic region of Sander lucioperca isolate FBNREF2018 chromosome 6, SLUC_FBN_1.2, whole genome shotgun sequence contains the following coding sequences:
- the LOC116067696 gene encoding tensin-2-like isoform X1: MGCINSTSAGRMKTHGRDTDTGGIPIKADPEVHSGILQLAELAKAGSHAFTEKSFKRKRVCDVCKQNIDNPGAFCKECKVAVHKTCEAKVTPTCTSTSDLHGSTKSTPQKKRGSILRSKSVEQVMEHVMERHYDFDLTYITERIISVFFPPDLEEQRYRRNLQEVASMLKSKHQDKFLLLNLSEKRHDITRLNPKVQDYGWPDVHAPPLDRICAVCKAMETWLTSDPHNVVVLHCKGNKGKTGVIVAAYMHYSKISAGADQALTTLAMRKFCEDKVSSSLQPSQNRYIYYFGGLLSGTIKMNSSPLFLHQILIPSLPNFQAGGGFYPFLKIYQSLQLVYTSGLYDPQSSRARKLCVTMEPALLLKGDIMVKCYHRRCRAAEREVVFRVQFHTCTVHGAQLWFGKTELDLACTDDRFPPDATVEFIFSNGPEKMKGREYRKNDASIKVDYNTSDPVVRWDSYENFNLHHQDSIENICHTRGPLDGSLYAQVRKRRGPGSTASAVSPNGCLTSSPTVKPQTPSQPQSLTYTSDSSRSSVPSDHLEDASPSINRPEKENTDCPVRRGDGEDGAKEKRRGKEKDRETAILDDGDPQSPGGLRREHSCCGRAGAKCGDGGWEREREPCLSDSHCLGRCNSIKKNPKSQTLPALPYKSVSPPPHSTHMELCHRHSAHPLPELPWERPPPAPLLPCLLRPCYPYSTAEHNHPHSHTLPALNRLCTGEECHLLHYSSHNPASHLSHQSLPSSPYREMFFSSPTPSSGCHCRDCSSRREHQSASVRAFHPLHPDQSENPQWSQRAGVQRTREAPPLWESENPWEVAREAEFWQCKSAMPAFRVCHPLDQSPNLEPRYAIGPHQGYPSPQSLMDVQDGASSGYHTPPQPRHSCPCSPYQSSPAESHESRGYASGYHSGSASPLPASSPAPGRGRLPETPSGPRDQQHAEHHKEEAKAGLEDDKSHVSEGKSDSNGQSSTPGLDSDPDYTIIGSSSPTHTEDSVTAVSPSQSQETSTHLESSSNSSKAITPVPREAQTQSSNISIHSTQPSSEQSLSSDGSKITGSAEGSNQLQTSSYATVIITPVQVQLNGSALPSDTTSDSSRGVSMNPSVSLSSSPSTTSPNSPIGSPDLQSSPQRSTSATDIAGQRLSPERDSSADTKPPSPVPEGYHTPTFPLASYYYPLLNVPHIPYTGYTAVTIPAIQPPLPEKKRLSSTPGSLNGHNSLLRASSAPSPMHHVTFSTSVGEQRWGASQHSCRDEADIRVNAKFVQDSSKFWYKPGISRDQAIAVLKDKQPGTFLIRDSNSFQGAYGLALKVATPPANANVTGSKGDPLEQLVRHFLVETGPRGVKIKGCQNESYFGSLSALVYQHSITPISLPCALRIPEKDLVGELQEMQSATNTSTAADLLKQGAACNVLYLNSVETESLTGPEAISKATKCTLALSPRPVATVVHFKVSAQGITLTDSKRRLFFRRHYPINSVTFSSLNPQDQRWTNSDSTSSKMFGFVARRTGSATENVCHLFAEMDPEQPAVAIVNFINKVMLGPQLRR; this comes from the exons ATGGGTTGCATTAACAGCACCAGCGCCGGCAGGATGAAGACACATGGACGTGATACTGACACAGGAGGAATCCCCATAAAGGCAGACCCTGAGGTGCATTCTGGAATCCTTCAGCTTGCTGAG CTCGCCAAAGCAGGGAGCCACGCCTTCACAGAGAAGAGCTTCAAGAGGAAACGGGTGTGTGATGTGTGCAAGCAGAACATCGACAACCCTGGGGCTTTCTGCAAGG AGTGCAAGGTTGCAGTTCACAAGACATGTGAAGCCAAG GTCACTCCCACCTGTACCTCAACATCAGACCTG CACGGCTCCACTAAATCTACACCACAGAAGAAGAGAGGCTCTATACTGAG GAGTAAAAGTGTGGAACAAGTGATGGAGCATGTGATGGAGCGTCACTACGACTTTGACCTCACCTACATCACGGAGAGGATCATCTCTGTCTTCTTCCCGCCGGACCTGGAGGAGCAGCGGTACCGCAGAAACCTACAGGAAGTGGCCTCCATGCTGAAATCCAAGCACCAAGACAAGTTCTTG TTACTGAATTTATCAGAGAAGAGACATGACATCACCAGACTTAACCCAAAG GTGCAGGACTATGGCTGGCCTGATGTTCACGCCCCACCTTTGGACAGGATTTGTGCTGTTTGTAAAGCCATGGAGACCtggctgacctctgacccccacAATGTGGTGGTCCTCCACTGCAAG GGAAACAAAGGAAAGACGGGGGTCATTGTGGCAGCCTATATGCACTACAGCAAGATATCAGCTGG AGCGGACCAGGCTCTCACCACTCTAGCTATGAGAAAGTTCTGTGAAGACAAAGTCTCCTCTTCCCTACAGCCCTCTCAGAACAG GTACATCTACTACTTTGGTGGGTTGCTGTCAGGTACCATCAAAATGAACAGCAGTCCTCTGTTCctccaccagatcctcattccATCACTACCAAACTTCCAGGCGGGAGGAG GTTTCTATCCATTCCTAAAAATCTACCAATCTCTACAGCTTGTCTACACTTCAGGCCTCTA tgaTCCCCAGAGCTCAAGGGCAAGGAAGCTGTGTGTGACTATGGAGCCAGCGCTATTATTAAAGGGGGATATTATG GTTAAGTGCTACCACCGGCGGTGTCGAGCAGCAGAGAGGGAGGTGGTGTTCAGAGTCCAGTTCCACACCTGCACTGTCCACGGAGCCCAGCTATGGTTTGGCAAGACTGAACTGGACTTGGCCTGCACAG ATGACAGGTTCCCTCCAGATGCTACAGTCGAATTTATCTTCTCCAATGGGCCAGAAAAAATGAAAG GTAGAGAATACCGCAAGAATGATGCCTCCATTAAAGTGGACTACAACACCTCAGACCCTGTGGTCAGATGGGATTCTTATGAGAACTTTAACCTGCACCACCAAGACAGCATTGAAA ATATCTGTCATACGAGGGGCCCTCTAGACGGCAGCCTCTACGCCCAGGTGAGGAAGCGCCGTGGGCCGGGCTCGACTGCCTCAGCAGTGTCACCCAACGGATGTCTCACTAGCAGCCCAACGGTCAAGCCTCAAACTCCCAGCCAGCCCCAGTCTCTCACCTACACATCAGACTCTAGCCGCTCCTCAGTCCCCTCCGATCACCTGGAAGACGCCTCTCCGTCCATAAaccgcccagaaaaagaaaacactgactgtCCAGTGAGGAGAGGAGACGGGGAAGATGGAGCAAAGGAGAAAAGAAGAGGGAAAGAGAAGGATAGAGAGACAGCAATTTTAGATGACGGAGATCCGCAAAGTCCTGGGGGTTTAAGGCGAGAGCACTCGTGTTGCGGTCGAGCAGGCGCAAAGTGTGGTGATGGCGGATGGGAGAGGGAACGAGAGCCCTGCCTCTCTGACAGCCATTGTCTTGGCCGTTGCAACAGCATTAAAAAGAATCCAAAAAGCCAAACTCTGCCGGCCTTACCATACAAATCTGTGTCCCCGCCTCCTCATTCAACTCATATGGAACTCTGCCATCGACATAGCGCCCATCCTTTACCTGAGTTACCATGGGAACGTCCACCCCCAGCCCCGCTCTTGCCCTGTCTCCTTAGGCCTTGCTACCCTTATTCCACCGCTGAACACAACCACCCACACAGCCACACCCTCCCAGCCTTAAACAGACTCTGCACTGGGGAAGAGTGTCACCTCCTCCATTATTCCAGCCACAATCCAGCCTCTCATCTCTCCCATCAATCACTGCCCTCGAGCCCTTACAGGGAAATGTTCTTCAGCTCTCCAACACCGTCCTCTGGTTGCCACTGTCGGGACTGCTCCAGCAGGCGAGAGCACCAATCagcctcagttagagcattccATCCATTGCACCCCGACCAATCAGAAAATCCACAGTGGTCCCAAAGAGCAGGGGTACAACGAACAAGAGAGGCGCCTCCACTATGGGAAAGTGAAAATCCATGGGAGGTGGCGAGAGAGGCAGAGTTCTGGCAGTGCAAATCAGCCATGCCGGCATTTCGCGTTTGCCACCCTTTGGATCAGAGTCCAAACCTGGAGCCTAGATATGCCATTGGACCTCATCAGGGCTACCCCAGCCCCCAGTCTCTGATGGATGTGCAGGATGGAGCCAGCAGTGGTTACCACACACCTCCACAGCCCCGTCACTCCTGTCCCTGCTCTCCTTATCAATCATCCCCAGCCGAGAGCCATGAGAGCCGGGGTTACGCCTCAGGGTACCACTCTGGATCAGCCTCGCCTCTGCCTGCTAGTAGCCCTGCTCCTGGGAGAGGCAGGCTGCCCGAGACTCCCTCTGGACCTCGAGACCAGCAGCACGCTGAGCATCACAAAG AAGAGGCCAAGGCTGGTTTGGAGGATGACAAATCCCATGTTTCAGAGGGTAAATCGGACTCTAATGGACAGTCAAGTACCCCTGGGCTGGACTCTGATCCTGACTACACAATCATTGGAAGCagcagccccacacacacagaagacag TGTAACTGCTGTTAGTCCTTCTCAAAGCCAAGAAACCTCCACACATCTGGAGTCCAGCTCAAATAGCAGCAAAGCCATCACACCAGTACCAAGAGAAGCACAAACCCAAAGTTCCAACATATCCATACACTCCACACAACCATCGAGTGAGCAGAGTTTGAGCTCTGATGGTAGCAAGATCACAGGAAGTGCAGAGGGATCTAACCAATTACAGACTTCAAGCTATGCCACTGTCATCATCACCCCAGTCCAAGTGCAACTGAATGGCTCTGCCCTTCCTAGCGATACCAcatctgacagcagcagaggtgTATCCATGAACCCTTCTGTCAGTCTTAGTTCTAGCCCTTCCACCACTTCCCCAAATTCTCCTATTGGCTCCCCAGACCTTCAGTCTTCTCCTCAGCGCTCTACATCAGCTACAGATATAGCGGGACAAAGACTGAGTCCGGAAAGAGACAGCTCAGCTGACACCAAACCACCATCACCTGTGCCCGAAGGGTATCATACACCAACCTTCCCCTTAGCGTCTTATTACTACCCATTACTAAACGTCCCTCACATACCATACACTGGGTACACTGCAGTCACCATCCCCGCCATCCAGCCACCGCTTCCCGAGAAGAAACGGCTTTCGTCCACACCAGGATCCTTAAACGGACACAACTCTCTACTCAGGGCCTCCTCAGCTCCTTCCCCCATGCACCATGTTACCTTCTCCACTTCTGTGGGAGAACAGAGATGGGGAGCTTCACAACACAGCTGTAGGGATGAGGCAGACATCAGGGTCAATGCTAAGTTTGTCCAGGACAGCTCCAAGTTCTGGTACAAACCAGGCATCTCCAGAGACCAAG CCATAGCTGTTTTGAAGGACAAGCAACCAGGAACTTTCCTCATCAGAGACAGTAACTCATTCCAGGGGGCCTACGGCCTGGCCCTCAAGGTGGCCACCCCTCCTGCTAATGCCAACGTCACTGGCAGCAAAG GGGACCCTCTGGAACAGCTGGTTAGACACTTCCTCGTCGAGACAGGGCCACGGGGAGTGAAGATCAAGGGCTGTCAGAACGAGTCCTACTTCG gAAGTTTATCTGCCCTGGTATACCAGCATTCAATCACTCCCATCTCTCTGCCATGTGCCCTTCGCATCCCAGAAAAAG ATCTGGTTGGGGAGCTTCAGGAGATGCAGAGTGCAACAAACACCAGCACAGCAGCTGACCTCCTCAAACAAGGAGCAG CTTGCAACGTGCTCTACCTGAACTCTGTGGAAACCGAGTCGTTGACGGGCCCTGAGGCAATCTCAAAGGCAACTAAGTGTACTTTGGCCCTGAGTCCACGTCCAGTGGCAACAGTGGTCCACTTCAAAGTGTCTGCTCAGGGCATCACTCTAACCGACAGCAAAAGAAG GTTATTTTTCAGGAGACACTACCCAATCAACAGTGTGACTTTCAGCAGTCTCAACCCCCAAGACCAGAG GTGGACTAATTCTGATAGCACATCAAGCAA GATGTTTGGCTTTGTTGCGAGAAGGACAGGCAGCGCTACAGAGAACGTGTGTCACCTGTTTGCAGAGATGGACCCCGAGCAGCCAGCTGTGGCCATTGTCAACTTTATCAACAAAGTCATGCTGGGACCACAACTACGTAGATGA
- the LOC116067696 gene encoding tensin-2-like isoform X3, whose translation MGCINSTSAGRMKTHGRDTDTGGIPIKADPEVHSGILQLAELAKAGSHAFTEKSFKRKRVCDVCKQNIDNPGAFCKECKVAVHKTCEAKVTPTCTSTSDLHGSTKSTPQKKRGSILRSKSVEQVMEHVMERHYDFDLTYITERIISVFFPPDLEEQRYRRNLQEVASMLKSKHQDKFLLLNLSEKRHDITRLNPKVQDYGWPDVHAPPLDRICAVCKAMETWLTSDPHNVVVLHCKGNKGKTGVIVAAYMHYSKISAGADQALTTLAMRKFCEDKVSSSLQPSQNRYIYYFGGLLSGTIKMNSSPLFLHQILIPSLPNFQAGGGFYPFLKIYQSLQLVYTSGLYDPQSSRARKLCVTMEPALLLKGDIMVKCYHRRCRAAEREVVFRVQFHTCTVHGAQLWFGKTELDLACTDDRFPPDATVEFIFSNGPEKMKGREYRKNDASIKVDYNTSDPVVRWDSYENFNLHHQDSIENICHTRGPLDGSLYAQVRKRRGPGSTASAVSPNGCLTSSPTVKPQTPSQPQSLTYTSDSSRSSVPSDHLEDASPSINRPEKENTDCPVRRGDGEDGAKEKRRGKEKDRETAILDDGDPQSPGGLRREHSCCGRAGAKCGDGGWEREREPCLSDSHCLGRCNSIKKNPKSQTLPALPYKSVSPPPHSTHMELCHRHSAHPLPELPWERPPPAPLLPCLLRPCYPYSTAEHNHPHSHTLPALNRLCTGEECHLLHYSSHNPASHLSHQSLPSSPYREMFFSSPTPSSGCHCRDCSSRREHQSASVRAFHPLHPDQSENPQWSQRAGVQRTREAPPLWESENPWEVAREAEFWQCKSAMPAFRVCHPLDQSPNLEPRYAIGPHQGYPSPQSLMDVQDGASSGYHTPPQPRHSCPCSPYQSSPAESHESRGYASGYHSGSASPLPASSPAPGRGRLPETPSGPRDQQHAEHHKEEAKAGLEDDKSHVSEGKSDSNGQSSTPGLDSDPDYTIIGSSSPTHTEDSVTAVSPSQSQETSTHLESSSNSSKAITPVPREAQTQSSNISIHSTQPSSEQSLSSDGSKITGSAEGSNQLQTSSYATVIITPVQVQLNGSALPSDTTSDSSRGVSMNPSVSLSSSPSTTSPNSPIGSPDLQSSPQRSTSATDIAGQRLSPERDSSADTKPPSPVPEGYHTPTFPLASYYYPLLNVPHIPYTGYTAVTIPAIQPPLPEKKRLSSTPGSLNGHNSLLRASSAPSPMHHVTFSTSVGEQRWGASQHSCRDEADIRVNAKFVQDSSKFWYKPGISRDQAIAVLKDKQPGTFLIRDSNSFQGAYGLALKVATPPANANVTGSKGDPLEQLVRHFLVETGPRGVKIKGCQNESYFGSLSALVYQHSITPISLPCALRIPEKDLVGELQEMQSATNTSTAADLLKQGAACNVLYLNSVETESLTGPEAISKATKCTLALSPRPVATVVHFKVSAQGITLTDSKRRLFFRRHYPINSVTFSSLNPQDQRMFGFVARRTGSATENVCHLFAEMDPEQPAVAIVNFINKVMLGPQLRR comes from the exons ATGGGTTGCATTAACAGCACCAGCGCCGGCAGGATGAAGACACATGGACGTGATACTGACACAGGAGGAATCCCCATAAAGGCAGACCCTGAGGTGCATTCTGGAATCCTTCAGCTTGCTGAG CTCGCCAAAGCAGGGAGCCACGCCTTCACAGAGAAGAGCTTCAAGAGGAAACGGGTGTGTGATGTGTGCAAGCAGAACATCGACAACCCTGGGGCTTTCTGCAAGG AGTGCAAGGTTGCAGTTCACAAGACATGTGAAGCCAAG GTCACTCCCACCTGTACCTCAACATCAGACCTG CACGGCTCCACTAAATCTACACCACAGAAGAAGAGAGGCTCTATACTGAG GAGTAAAAGTGTGGAACAAGTGATGGAGCATGTGATGGAGCGTCACTACGACTTTGACCTCACCTACATCACGGAGAGGATCATCTCTGTCTTCTTCCCGCCGGACCTGGAGGAGCAGCGGTACCGCAGAAACCTACAGGAAGTGGCCTCCATGCTGAAATCCAAGCACCAAGACAAGTTCTTG TTACTGAATTTATCAGAGAAGAGACATGACATCACCAGACTTAACCCAAAG GTGCAGGACTATGGCTGGCCTGATGTTCACGCCCCACCTTTGGACAGGATTTGTGCTGTTTGTAAAGCCATGGAGACCtggctgacctctgacccccacAATGTGGTGGTCCTCCACTGCAAG GGAAACAAAGGAAAGACGGGGGTCATTGTGGCAGCCTATATGCACTACAGCAAGATATCAGCTGG AGCGGACCAGGCTCTCACCACTCTAGCTATGAGAAAGTTCTGTGAAGACAAAGTCTCCTCTTCCCTACAGCCCTCTCAGAACAG GTACATCTACTACTTTGGTGGGTTGCTGTCAGGTACCATCAAAATGAACAGCAGTCCTCTGTTCctccaccagatcctcattccATCACTACCAAACTTCCAGGCGGGAGGAG GTTTCTATCCATTCCTAAAAATCTACCAATCTCTACAGCTTGTCTACACTTCAGGCCTCTA tgaTCCCCAGAGCTCAAGGGCAAGGAAGCTGTGTGTGACTATGGAGCCAGCGCTATTATTAAAGGGGGATATTATG GTTAAGTGCTACCACCGGCGGTGTCGAGCAGCAGAGAGGGAGGTGGTGTTCAGAGTCCAGTTCCACACCTGCACTGTCCACGGAGCCCAGCTATGGTTTGGCAAGACTGAACTGGACTTGGCCTGCACAG ATGACAGGTTCCCTCCAGATGCTACAGTCGAATTTATCTTCTCCAATGGGCCAGAAAAAATGAAAG GTAGAGAATACCGCAAGAATGATGCCTCCATTAAAGTGGACTACAACACCTCAGACCCTGTGGTCAGATGGGATTCTTATGAGAACTTTAACCTGCACCACCAAGACAGCATTGAAA ATATCTGTCATACGAGGGGCCCTCTAGACGGCAGCCTCTACGCCCAGGTGAGGAAGCGCCGTGGGCCGGGCTCGACTGCCTCAGCAGTGTCACCCAACGGATGTCTCACTAGCAGCCCAACGGTCAAGCCTCAAACTCCCAGCCAGCCCCAGTCTCTCACCTACACATCAGACTCTAGCCGCTCCTCAGTCCCCTCCGATCACCTGGAAGACGCCTCTCCGTCCATAAaccgcccagaaaaagaaaacactgactgtCCAGTGAGGAGAGGAGACGGGGAAGATGGAGCAAAGGAGAAAAGAAGAGGGAAAGAGAAGGATAGAGAGACAGCAATTTTAGATGACGGAGATCCGCAAAGTCCTGGGGGTTTAAGGCGAGAGCACTCGTGTTGCGGTCGAGCAGGCGCAAAGTGTGGTGATGGCGGATGGGAGAGGGAACGAGAGCCCTGCCTCTCTGACAGCCATTGTCTTGGCCGTTGCAACAGCATTAAAAAGAATCCAAAAAGCCAAACTCTGCCGGCCTTACCATACAAATCTGTGTCCCCGCCTCCTCATTCAACTCATATGGAACTCTGCCATCGACATAGCGCCCATCCTTTACCTGAGTTACCATGGGAACGTCCACCCCCAGCCCCGCTCTTGCCCTGTCTCCTTAGGCCTTGCTACCCTTATTCCACCGCTGAACACAACCACCCACACAGCCACACCCTCCCAGCCTTAAACAGACTCTGCACTGGGGAAGAGTGTCACCTCCTCCATTATTCCAGCCACAATCCAGCCTCTCATCTCTCCCATCAATCACTGCCCTCGAGCCCTTACAGGGAAATGTTCTTCAGCTCTCCAACACCGTCCTCTGGTTGCCACTGTCGGGACTGCTCCAGCAGGCGAGAGCACCAATCagcctcagttagagcattccATCCATTGCACCCCGACCAATCAGAAAATCCACAGTGGTCCCAAAGAGCAGGGGTACAACGAACAAGAGAGGCGCCTCCACTATGGGAAAGTGAAAATCCATGGGAGGTGGCGAGAGAGGCAGAGTTCTGGCAGTGCAAATCAGCCATGCCGGCATTTCGCGTTTGCCACCCTTTGGATCAGAGTCCAAACCTGGAGCCTAGATATGCCATTGGACCTCATCAGGGCTACCCCAGCCCCCAGTCTCTGATGGATGTGCAGGATGGAGCCAGCAGTGGTTACCACACACCTCCACAGCCCCGTCACTCCTGTCCCTGCTCTCCTTATCAATCATCCCCAGCCGAGAGCCATGAGAGCCGGGGTTACGCCTCAGGGTACCACTCTGGATCAGCCTCGCCTCTGCCTGCTAGTAGCCCTGCTCCTGGGAGAGGCAGGCTGCCCGAGACTCCCTCTGGACCTCGAGACCAGCAGCACGCTGAGCATCACAAAG AAGAGGCCAAGGCTGGTTTGGAGGATGACAAATCCCATGTTTCAGAGGGTAAATCGGACTCTAATGGACAGTCAAGTACCCCTGGGCTGGACTCTGATCCTGACTACACAATCATTGGAAGCagcagccccacacacacagaagacag TGTAACTGCTGTTAGTCCTTCTCAAAGCCAAGAAACCTCCACACATCTGGAGTCCAGCTCAAATAGCAGCAAAGCCATCACACCAGTACCAAGAGAAGCACAAACCCAAAGTTCCAACATATCCATACACTCCACACAACCATCGAGTGAGCAGAGTTTGAGCTCTGATGGTAGCAAGATCACAGGAAGTGCAGAGGGATCTAACCAATTACAGACTTCAAGCTATGCCACTGTCATCATCACCCCAGTCCAAGTGCAACTGAATGGCTCTGCCCTTCCTAGCGATACCAcatctgacagcagcagaggtgTATCCATGAACCCTTCTGTCAGTCTTAGTTCTAGCCCTTCCACCACTTCCCCAAATTCTCCTATTGGCTCCCCAGACCTTCAGTCTTCTCCTCAGCGCTCTACATCAGCTACAGATATAGCGGGACAAAGACTGAGTCCGGAAAGAGACAGCTCAGCTGACACCAAACCACCATCACCTGTGCCCGAAGGGTATCATACACCAACCTTCCCCTTAGCGTCTTATTACTACCCATTACTAAACGTCCCTCACATACCATACACTGGGTACACTGCAGTCACCATCCCCGCCATCCAGCCACCGCTTCCCGAGAAGAAACGGCTTTCGTCCACACCAGGATCCTTAAACGGACACAACTCTCTACTCAGGGCCTCCTCAGCTCCTTCCCCCATGCACCATGTTACCTTCTCCACTTCTGTGGGAGAACAGAGATGGGGAGCTTCACAACACAGCTGTAGGGATGAGGCAGACATCAGGGTCAATGCTAAGTTTGTCCAGGACAGCTCCAAGTTCTGGTACAAACCAGGCATCTCCAGAGACCAAG CCATAGCTGTTTTGAAGGACAAGCAACCAGGAACTTTCCTCATCAGAGACAGTAACTCATTCCAGGGGGCCTACGGCCTGGCCCTCAAGGTGGCCACCCCTCCTGCTAATGCCAACGTCACTGGCAGCAAAG GGGACCCTCTGGAACAGCTGGTTAGACACTTCCTCGTCGAGACAGGGCCACGGGGAGTGAAGATCAAGGGCTGTCAGAACGAGTCCTACTTCG gAAGTTTATCTGCCCTGGTATACCAGCATTCAATCACTCCCATCTCTCTGCCATGTGCCCTTCGCATCCCAGAAAAAG ATCTGGTTGGGGAGCTTCAGGAGATGCAGAGTGCAACAAACACCAGCACAGCAGCTGACCTCCTCAAACAAGGAGCAG CTTGCAACGTGCTCTACCTGAACTCTGTGGAAACCGAGTCGTTGACGGGCCCTGAGGCAATCTCAAAGGCAACTAAGTGTACTTTGGCCCTGAGTCCACGTCCAGTGGCAACAGTGGTCCACTTCAAAGTGTCTGCTCAGGGCATCACTCTAACCGACAGCAAAAGAAG GTTATTTTTCAGGAGACACTACCCAATCAACAGTGTGACTTTCAGCAGTCTCAACCCCCAAGACCAGAG GATGTTTGGCTTTGTTGCGAGAAGGACAGGCAGCGCTACAGAGAACGTGTGTCACCTGTTTGCAGAGATGGACCCCGAGCAGCCAGCTGTGGCCATTGTCAACTTTATCAACAAAGTCATGCTGGGACCACAACTACGTAGATGA